The sequence CTTTGGATGTGGGCGATATAAACGATAGCCATTGacacgtcaaaaaatattatcaatatacaGGAGAAATAACTCAAACTGAGGATAATCTTCAAAATATGAACCTTCGTAGCGAACCTGAAGACTCTCAAACAAATTGCTATGATTAACCAGCAACTGTGAATAATTACGCTCATTCTCACGTAtctgaaaaaattatttaaaaataaatgtccagCCATGCGagtgaataatataataacattgttACGTCCTGTAACAAAAAAAGGTAACATGAAAAATGATGCTTTGATTGCTAGGCATAGCTTGGAGATCTCTACTAAACGTATCAGTaacattaatgtaatttaaaaaaaaaataacgtgtatgtacatattatgtacacGTGTTAGAagttaaacttctttggcgtaacaagataaaaatcttttcacaaaatttattctacgtttgtacgtagaaaaaacgacacaatagagaaaaactaaaatgttgactatagctaacttcagggtgtcggttttttgtgacggtgtgcgcacgcatcgtaaaaatgaactctcatcattttttccCAACGCGCCAAAATAAGTATAGCTTCAAGAGActttataactctgcaggggttgagtttagagacctcccgtagaagaattttttgcagctgatgacctcatccatcctatttgcgtttgatccacgactttttggccaccctgtatatataaTACCTTCTAGTTTTCGCTGGTACCATCGATGTGACTGTAACAATGGCTGGTATGTGTTTGATCGGTCGTATATTCAAACCGTGAGTATCATTGCTCAGTTCGAAAGACAATATAGACTTCGAAGTACGTAGATTGTAGCCGCAAGCATGAGGATCGTATAGATACATAACACGCGCGAGTTTGTCATAGTCATACTTGGCATGCTCTGGTGACCACACACAATAGGTAATCGTCGAGGCTCCTATGAAGACTAGAATACCTGAAATTTCAAGATAAGGTGATGTTTGTACTGTCATTTGTGTATAAACAATCTACGCTTGATCTAAAATGATTAAGACAAAAACATTGGAGACAAAAGGTGTataccaaataaatataagtaaatatacataataaataaagtctgattcttaaaataataactaaagcaTAAAAGCCGGGTTAGTAGTAGTGATTGTCGTGCTTTGTCGTTGCGTTATTAAATTGCTGTGATGGATGGCATTCGTCAGTGGTGTAAACTTTTTTTCGGTTTCGACACGAATTATCAAATTAGGATCTTaattggaacacctccaagtgcTGTTTTTGCTGCTGGAGTTGCgtctaagtattaaaaaaaaatatttaaaattttgtgtaatgtattgaaattcgTAAACAAACCGtacattttctacttttctattggttattaaagatgtgacattctgcataaaaaattgattgtttttttagcTTAAAAAATCGATTCACAGTATCATCAAATTCGGGTGACGTATTTCTTAATCGTTACCAAATAAATGATAAAGGTGTGTATGAAAAATGATGTGTTATCACGTACACAAATCTCAGATAATAAGAGGAcctagcgccactggttttttttgttgttcaCATAGTACAACTtacattgaaaaattataacgTCAGAAATCCACAAACAAGACCTTTTATCACTCGGAAGAAGGGACACAAGCTTCTTAGTTGGTTCGAATTCGTGTCTTaacatatttcaatatttttcacacaataatatttcttatatcgAAATAATTTACCAAGCTATATCGGCGGTTGACGTTCAAGCTGTCAAACAGTCCTGACACATTGacatgttattaattttatttattacatgtcATGTTAACGTTGTCTGTGGTTTTATAGAGGTTTTATGTTAGTGTAATATGAATTActaattcatttataaatggaatttcttttaaaaggtTAAAGGttggtggactcagtttccgcgtTGAGACTCTTACTAGGTTCGTTATGCGTATAGTCCTGGCTAAGTATAATAGGAAAagcctatatattttttttatagaataggggaGAAAAAGGGGAAAAGGCCCACCAGttgtatacttaaaaaaacatgCCTAGTtgatacaaataaacaaatttacatgaatattcatttattttccacatattttttttatctttacagTTTTTTCAATAGGGCAAACGAGCATACGGGACGCCTAAAAAGTAGACTCATCGCAGCCCGTGGACACCCATTTAAGTGGATGCGTTGCCTGCCTTTGAGGGAGGTATATactatttctttaaacaattggaggtTGTATCTACCAcggaagacccccaccgggagtcgattccacagttcccTAGTGCGCAAAAGAAAAAATGTCTTGTGAAGAAGATTGTGGAAGACTTCCATCCATCAAGGTGATGGTATTTTATCCATTTTAAAGATACACACTTATAAAGCAACCACAGATATACAGTAGCAATAGTTCCAAACCTACCCACTTCAACCAACACACTAAAACTGTCATCAAAGCACGTCAACTTTATTTGCACGGACTCGGTCGGGCATTCACAAAACGATTTGTTCCTTTGCCCTATTTCCTTTTCACTTTACGTTTCATTGCTTTTGGGGTACATACTGGCTTTGTTAGCGTACGATTATCCAACGACAACCAGTTactgttacattaaaacataattgttttttgtattgtctttcatttatctattataaacaatataataattaaaattcaaatagtACTAGTCACACTCCTACCTCCATACTTGGTGCCTacaccaaaaatattattttaacaatacaaacaaaagcaaaattagttaaaattacacatggcaaaatttgttttatttgtatcaaatgggcaaaacttttttttaaattacttattattgtGGTAGACCTTTTATGGCATGctcaaaatttacaatttactataacgtttacgaaaaaaatttacGATACTGCATCGTTAATGCATTACCGGTACATTTTCATTTAACCAAACAGAATGGACGTAGAAAATATTGATAGACAAACTGTTAATTAATGGCGGGCTAATTAATTGTTGTTGTCGAGTTTGTTGTTAATGAAAATCGGGTACCGTTTATTGTATATTGATTGATTGTTTCATGGCGTTTGACGCCTTGAGTGTTTAAAATATCTTCCGTATCGACTTGATTGTGTTAGCACAGCTAAGATTTCTTTTTCTATGTgcataattaaaacttgctcCTACGGAGAAAatacatcgtaaggaaaccgaagttttttcatactttaattttattcaaattatataaattacacaaattGTTCGAAATattacctcgacgtccgtggTTTACAACTGAAACCAACTGCTCATTTAAGTATTTCcgatttgacttagggtccttcaagaaaataccgttacaattcttaaaaggctgacAACCTACTTGCGAggcttctggcaatgtaagtgtccataggcggcggtatcacttatcatcTGGTGAGAatactgcccgtttgcctcctgttacataaaaaaaatgtagtttatactaataatactgGATCTTAttctgtattatatataatgataCTCAATCCGTCTACTATTAATCATCACAGTTTATCAATAGACGTTTGTTTTAGTATGACTAAACAAaagaaatcttttatttagatgtaaaatgcattttgtaaaatgtcacacgaaaattcattttatttctgCCATGTCCGACCCCTTTGTTGTACGTAACATATTGCACGCGAGAATGGAGCGGAAATAAATAACGAAGTTAATTTgcgtttgaaatattaaaaaatcttatgaaAAAGTTATTACCAGTTGCCATTTCTATATTGGTTTCTGGTGACTACAATATTAGGTGGTTAAATGTTTATGACCACCCGGGAAAATAAGAGTAGGCAGGCCACAAGGTGGGCTGTGACTTGTTAGGGATAGCAGGAAAAGACTAGCAGACTATTGGCAAAGATAGGGACATCTAGAAAGGGTTGGAGGAGGTCTTCACCCATACCCACAGGATTTTTTCTTTGGATTCATCTATAGGGatccaaatatatatttcgacACCTTCAAATCAAGGCACATCAGCAagacattttctttaaatataggCATCTTAAATGTATGATTTTTTCTAGGATTATATAaggtaagtatttatttaatttatttgttacaagTGCATCAATATACTATGGTCTAATTATTAATTCCCAGTGCCTTAAATAAAGCTTACCTTTAATTACTGTAATAATTAGTACAACTTCTATTCAAGCGTTAGAGATTTacttgatattaaaaaaaatcttacttGCTTTAAGTACTAAACCGTTTTAGTACTTAATAAAGCAATATTAGCACCTAGCTCACGTACCTGGATTAATTAGGCGCACTTTTACGGCTTCCCGACTGATCCTTAGAAGATTTTATAGTTTCACTGTTTCTTGTAACTGAGAACTTTAATAATTGGATTCATAGGTCTTTAAACGTGTTAtctgttaattataattaatacaattacatGTCTGGTGTTGCTCGTAATCTCTGATTACTAAGCATATTATAACAAATctgtaggttaggttaggtaggtagGTCTCTGTAAATTGGATTTCAATTGTAGGCACAATAATTTACATAGCAGACTTTGggttacgaaataaataacaacCTTTGTAGGTCTAGGCATGaggtctgtttcatgatcatttgtcaatctaataggcaagtaccttttacacgccgtcgacttttcgggtctcaggcaagccggtttcctcacgatggtttccttcagcgttcgagcgaatgttaaatgcgtacatagaacgGAAGTCCATTGGAGCAccgccggggatcgaatctacgacctcacgGATGtaagtcgcacactgaagccatcGGAATCGGTGTTGATGattattatatgatgatttttgatgataaattttgaAACTCTTACAGTAGTTTTGGAGTTTATTGGTTTTAAAACAAGCAAAAAATAGAT is a genomic window of Pieris napi chromosome 2, ilPieNapi1.2, whole genome shotgun sequence containing:
- the LOC125056892 gene encoding uncharacterized protein LOC125056892, which encodes MLRHEFEPTKKLVSLLPSDKRSCLWISDVIIFQCILVFIGASTITYCVWSPEHAKYDYDKLARVMYLYDPHACGYNLRTSKSILSFELSNDTHGLNIRPIKHIPAIVTVTSMVPAKTRRYVRMSVIIHSCWLIIAICLRVFRFATKVHILKIILSLSYFSCILIIFFDVSMAIVYIAHIQRSLTTGMILRYSGWSVEMKLDHYNRFGGWLPMAASVCWLRGVIIFGLNIYICRKISLIKNSIKKREVNKKLMLEENMPIPEPVFDDSLDDNVLYYRNGEYTPVGKKNQWSFFF